Below is a window of Flavobacterium sp. N2820 DNA.
TAACTGTAAAAATAATTAGAAATCTCATAGATAATAATTTTAGATGGAAGGGAGTAAAATTTGCGTTTGCAAGATAAAAAAAACTCCCATTTTAACGGGAGTTTTAACATTATTTTATTTTACAACGGAATATTTCCATGTTTTCGTTTTGGTGTATCAACTACTTTATTTTCTAACATACTGAATGCTTTAAGTAGCTTTCTTCGAGTATCACGGGGCAAAATTACCTCATCAATAAAACCTCTTTGCGCAGCGGTGTATGGATTTGCAAACAACTCAGCATATTCAGCTTCTTTTTCTAACAATTTGGCCGCTGGGTCAGCAGCTTCGCTAATTTCTTTTTTGAAAATAATTTCAGAAGCTCCTTTAGCACCCATTACAGCAATTTCTGCACTTGGCCAAGCAAAATTCATATCAGCACCAATGTGTTTAGAATTCATTACATCATATGCACCACCATAAGCTTTTCGTGTAATTACGGTAACTCTTGGAACTGTTGCTTCACTAAATGCGTACAATAATTTAGCTCCGTGCGTAATAATTCCGTTCCATTCTTGATCTGTTCCTGGCAAAAACCCTGGTACATCTTCTAACACCAATAACGGAATATTAAAACAATCGCAAAAACGAACAAATCGAGCCGCTTTTATAGAAGATTTTACATCTAAACAACCTGCTAAATATTTTGGATTATTAGCTACAATTCCGATGCTTCTTCCTCCTAATCTTGCAAAACCTACGATGATATTTTCGGCAAAATCTGCATGAATTTCAAAAAACGAATCTTCATCGATAACATTGCTAATAACATCATGCATATCATAAGGTTTATTTGCATTATCAGGAACAATTAGATCTAATTTTTCGCGTACTTCATTTCCTAAAACATAAGGCACTTTTGGTGTTGTTTCTCTATTATTTTGAGGCACATAGCTCAACAATTTTTTAATATCTTCTAAACATTCTATCCCGTTTGGAGAAGTAATATGAGCTACACCAGATTTTGTAGAATGTGTGCTCGCTCCACCTAATTCTTCTGAAGTAACTTCTTCATTTGTAACTGTTTTTACTACATTTGGTCCCGTTACAAACATATAGCTATTCCCTTCAACCATCATGGTAAAGTCGGTCATTGCTGGCGAATAAACGGCTCCTCCTGCACAAGGTCCAAGTATCGCAGAAATTTGAGGAATAACTCCTGAAGATTGTACATTTCTATAAAAAATATCGGCATAACCTCCTAATGAACGAACCCCTTCTTGAATTCTTGCGCCACCAGAATCGTTTAACCCAATCATAGGTGCTCCACTTTTCAAGGCCATGTCCATAACTTTACATATTTTCTCGGCATGTGTTTCTGATAATGAGCCTCCAAAAACTGTAAAATCTTGAGCGAAAACATAAACAATTCTACCATTGATTGTTCCGTACCCAGTTACAACTCCATCACCATAATAAATTTCTTTTTCCATCCCAAAATCTGTTGTACGATGGGTTACCAACATTCCAATTTCTTCAAAGGAACCTTCGTCTAAAAGGTATTCTACTCGCTCACGAGCTGTTAATTTCTTTTTAGCATGATGTGAAGCTATTCGTTTTTCACCTCCACCTAATTTGGCCAAGGCTATTTTATCGTTTAAAATTTTTATTTTGTCTTCCATTTTTTTGAGATTAAAGAAAAAAGAGAATAGAAAAAAGACGTTATCAGATACCCAATCTATTTTCTATCATCTATGTTCTATGTTCTTTATTCTATATTTTTTTTATACAATAGGTAATCTTAAAATTTGTTTATCAGCAATATATTGTTTTAAAGCAACCATAGCTGCAATTTCTGCTTCAGTATCTAATTTTGATTTTAGTTTTTCGGCATCGTAATAGGCTTTTACAAATCCGGTATCAAAATCTCCTGAACGAAATGCTTCATGCTCCATAACAAATTTTCCAAAGGGCAAAGTAGTATGAACGCCTTCTACATGATAATTATCGATGGCTTTAATCATCAATTCAATCGATTCTTCTCTCGTTTTTCCGTATGTAATTAATTTCGAAAGCATTGGATCATAATAAATTGGCACATCCATACCTTCTTCAATTCCGTTATCAACACGAATTCCTTCTCCTTCTGGTAATTTGTAAGTACTTAAAAATCCAACATTTGGTAAGAAATCATTCATTGGGTCTTCCGCATATACACGAAGCTCCATAGCATGACCCTTGATTTGTAAATCCTCTTGTTGTATTGGTAATTTTTCACCACGCGCCACACGAATTTGCAATTCTACTAAATCCAATCCCGATATTAATTCAGAAACTGGGTGTTCTACTTGTAAACGTGTGTTCATTTCTAAAAAATAGAAATTATGATCGGCATCCATCAAAAACTCCACAGTTCCAGCACCTAAATAATCACATGCTTTGGCCACTTTCACAGCAGCCTCACCCATTTCTTTACGTTTTTCGGGAGTTAAAATTGCTGATGGCGCCTCTTCTACTACTTTTTGGTGTCTGCGTTGAATACTGCATTCTCTTTCAAAAACATATACAATATTTCCATGACTATCTGCCATAATTTGAATTTCAATATGACGAGGTTTAGTCACATATTTTTCTATAAAAACAGAGCCGTCACCAAAAGCATTTGTTGCCTCAGAAATGGCTCTATCCATTTGAGAAACAAAATCTTCTTCTTTTTCTACAACACGCATTCCTTTTCCACCACCTCCAGCAGAAGCTTTGATTAGAATTGGAAAACCAATCTGAGTAGCAATTTTCTTGGCTGCATCAATATCTGTAATAGCCTCTTCTGTACCAGGTACCATTGGAATATTATACTGTTTAACAGCCTCTTTTGCTGCTAACTTACTACCCATCATTTCAATTGCCTTTGATTTTGGACCAATAAAAATGATATTATTTTTTTCACATGCTTGCGCAAAAGAAGAATTTTCACTTAGAAATCCATATCCAGGATGAACGGCATCAACGTTTAATTCTTTACAAACTTCTATGATTTTGTCACCTCGTAAATACGATTGATTTGAGGCTGCTTCACCTATTAAAACTGCTTCGTCAGCATATTTAACGTGAAGTGCATTTCTATCGGCTGTTGAATATACTGCAACCGTTTTGATTCCCATTTTTTTTGCCGTTTTCATTACCCTTATGGCAATTTCTCCACGATTAGCAACTAATATTTTCTTAATTTCTTTCATCTTGATTTTTTGTTTCAAGTCTCAAGTTTCAGGTTAAAAGGTGTGTGAGTAAAAAAGGATTAATTGATCTTTCTACAAAATTGAAAGTCACAACTTAAAAATTCAAACCTGAAAATTTTAAACTTTTTATTCGAATTCAATTAACAATTGTCCTTTATCTACTGCGTTCCCTTTTTCTACGGCAATCGATTTAATAATACCATCTCTAGGTGAAAGAAAGCTGTTTTCCATTTTCATAGCTTCCAAAATTAATAATGGATCATTTTCTTTAACAGTTTGACCAACTTCCACACTGATTTCAAGAATTAAACCTGGCATAGGCGCTTTGATCGCATTAACTACTTTCGTTTTTCCGCGTTCAATGCCCATGCTTTTTATTAATTCGTCTAAAGCATCCGAAATGGTTACATCATAAGTATTGTTATTAACTTTTATGGTGTATTTTTTAGCAATAAAATCTACAGAAACAATTTCAGCTTTGTAGGGTTTACTCTCTTTTAATACATGAAATTTTGATTCTTGAACACGAACCGCATCAAGCCTTTTAAGATCGCTTTCAGTAAATTCAAAAGAACTTGAATTGTTAACTAAAAGCTTATAATTGGTATCCATATGAGATTATTTTTAGTTGTCGTAAACTTACAAAAAGAAATCGTTTTCGTAAATGATAAATCTCATAAAATTTGTAAAAATACTATAGTTTTAAAATTCTAATAAATAAGTTCCTATAGCAATACAATCCCAAAAAAAATTGGATAATAAAATTAAAAATAAACTTAATTGTAAAAATTTATAACATTAGTAATTTGCTACTTCTCAGTGTTTGAAGAGGCTTGCTAAACCAAAATAATTCAAAATCATCAAATTTTTGTTCAAAATCAGATTTTAATTGACTAAAAGTCAGTTTGCTTTCGCTATAATTTGTTAGTTTTTCCAAGGTTTCAACCAACCACTCACCTTCTTCTGCATTTAGAGTAATATCAAAAGTTTGGGTTTTATCGTGAAATGTTAATTTCATCATTTCCCAACTATTTCCTTTTTTAGATTTAGTGAAAATTTCTACTTCTGGATTTCTTCCCAACCAAATAATTTTAGCATTAGGCTTAGTTGAAAAATTTTGTTCTTTTTCCAAACAATTGTAAATAAAATCAGCTGGAATTTTTGTTTTCGGAATTTTGAAATCAAACCAATCTTGTAAATCATAATCAAAACAAATCCCGTGCATGTAATTGAACAAGGATTTTTTTAATCCGAAGCTAAACTTGTCATGGTTAATTCCTGTTTTATCTTTAAAATTGATGTCATTGTTTGCAAAAGTTATTTGATTTTTTTCCGGAATAACGCCAAATTCTTCAGGAAACATACCAACTGGAGAATGTGCAGTCATGGCAAATTGATGCCAAAAACCACTTTGTAAAACACCTAATTCAAATAATTGTCGCACCATTTCCAAACTATCAACTGTTTCCTGAATGGTTTGTGTTGGGTAACCATACATCAAATAAGCGTGAACCATAATTCCAGCTTCAGTGAAATTACGCGTAACTTGCGCTACTTGTTCAACCGTTACTCCTTTTTTAATTAATTCTAAAAGTCTGTCGGAAGCCACCTCTAACCCACCTGAAACGGCAATACATCCTGATTCTTTTAATAATAAACACAAATCCGCTGTAAAGCTTTTTTCAAAACGAATATTTGTCCACCAGGTGACTATTAATTTTCGTTTGATAATTTCTAAAGCTACCTCACGCATTAATGCTGGCGGTGCTGCTTCATCTACAAAATGAAATCCGTTTTCGCCGGTTTGATCAATTAATTCTTTCATTCGGTCTACCAAAATCTTGGCAGCAATAGGTTCGTAAAGTTTAATATAATCTAAAGAAATATCGCAAAAAGTACATTTTCCCCAATAACAACCATGAGCCATCGTTAGTTTATTCCAACGGCCATCGCTCCATAAACTGTGCATTGGATTTGCAATTTCAATAACCGAAATGTATTTATCTAATAATAAATCAGAATAATCTGGTGTTCCAACTTCCGATTGTTTATAATCTTGACGAATTGAATTATTTTTATAAACTAGTTGATTGCTTTCTAGAAGAAAAGTTCTTTTTAAAGGCATCTCTTTCGCAGCCTCAGAATTGCTCGAAGAGACAAAATCATATAGTAATTCAACAGGAAGTTCTCCATCATCTAACGTTATAAAATCAAAGAATTCAAAAACTCTTTCATCTTTTAATTCCCGTAACTCAGTATTTGGAAAACCACCGCCCATTGCAATTTGTATTGTTGGATAATTGGCTTTTAAAAACTGAGCACATCGAAAAGCGCTGTACAAATTTCCAGGAAAAGGGACGGAAATTAAAACCAACTTCGGTTGTACTTCTTCAATTCTTACTTTTAAAATTTTTAGTGTAATTTCGTCAATAAATGTTAACTCGTTTTGCAAATGATTGTATAACTCATCAAACGAATTGGCGCTTCTTCCTAAACGTTCTGCATAGCGACTGAAACCAAAATTTTCATCGATACATTCTACAATAAAATCGGATAAATCTTCTAAATACAGCGTA
It encodes the following:
- a CDS encoding acetyl-CoA carboxylase biotin carboxyl carrier protein subunit, with the protein product MDTNYKLLVNNSSSFEFTESDLKRLDAVRVQESKFHVLKESKPYKAEIVSVDFIAKKYTIKVNNNTYDVTISDALDELIKSMGIERGKTKVVNAIKAPMPGLILEISVEVGQTVKENDPLLILEAMKMENSFLSPRDGIIKSIAVEKGNAVDKGQLLIEFE
- a CDS encoding acyl-CoA carboxylase subunit beta, which gives rise to MEDKIKILNDKIALAKLGGGEKRIASHHAKKKLTARERVEYLLDEGSFEEIGMLVTHRTTDFGMEKEIYYGDGVVTGYGTINGRIVYVFAQDFTVFGGSLSETHAEKICKVMDMALKSGAPMIGLNDSGGARIQEGVRSLGGYADIFYRNVQSSGVIPQISAILGPCAGGAVYSPAMTDFTMMVEGNSYMFVTGPNVVKTVTNEEVTSEELGGASTHSTKSGVAHITSPNGIECLEDIKKLLSYVPQNNRETTPKVPYVLGNEVREKLDLIVPDNANKPYDMHDVISNVIDEDSFFEIHADFAENIIVGFARLGGRSIGIVANNPKYLAGCLDVKSSIKAARFVRFCDCFNIPLLVLEDVPGFLPGTDQEWNGIITHGAKLLYAFSEATVPRVTVITRKAYGGAYDVMNSKHIGADMNFAWPSAEIAVMGAKGASEIIFKKEISEAADPAAKLLEKEAEYAELFANPYTAAQRGFIDEVILPRDTRRKLLKAFSMLENKVVDTPKRKHGNIPL
- a CDS encoding acetyl/propionyl/methylcrotonyl-CoA carboxylase subunit alpha, which translates into the protein MKKILVANRGEIAIRVMKTAKKMGIKTVAVYSTADRNALHVKYADEAVLIGEAASNQSYLRGDKIIEVCKELNVDAVHPGYGFLSENSSFAQACEKNNIIFIGPKSKAIEMMGSKLAAKEAVKQYNIPMVPGTEEAITDIDAAKKIATQIGFPILIKASAGGGGKGMRVVEKEEDFVSQMDRAISEATNAFGDGSVFIEKYVTKPRHIEIQIMADSHGNIVYVFERECSIQRRHQKVVEEAPSAILTPEKRKEMGEAAVKVAKACDYLGAGTVEFLMDADHNFYFLEMNTRLQVEHPVSELISGLDLVELQIRVARGEKLPIQQEDLQIKGHAMELRVYAEDPMNDFLPNVGFLSTYKLPEGEGIRVDNGIEEGMDVPIYYDPMLSKLITYGKTREESIELMIKAIDNYHVEGVHTTLPFGKFVMEHEAFRSGDFDTGFVKAYYDAEKLKSKLDTEAEIAAMVALKQYIADKQILRLPIV
- a CDS encoding B12-binding domain-containing radical SAM protein translates to MKDIFLITPPFTQLNTPYPATAYIKGFLNTKNISAFQMDLGIEVILELFSKKGLTEIFSSITHQPSPNIQRIYTLKEDYINTIDSVITFLQGKNPSLARQICSGNFLPEASRFEQLDDMEWAFGSMGMQDKAKHLATLYLEDLSDFIVECIDENFGFSRYAERLGRSANSFDELYNHLQNELTFIDEITLKILKVRIEEVQPKLVLISVPFPGNLYSAFRCAQFLKANYPTIQIAMGGGFPNTELRELKDERVFEFFDFITLDDGELPVELLYDFVSSSNSEAAKEMPLKRTFLLESNQLVYKNNSIRQDYKQSEVGTPDYSDLLLDKYISVIEIANPMHSLWSDGRWNKLTMAHGCYWGKCTFCDISLDYIKLYEPIAAKILVDRMKELIDQTGENGFHFVDEAAPPALMREVALEIIKRKLIVTWWTNIRFEKSFTADLCLLLKESGCIAVSGGLEVASDRLLELIKKGVTVEQVAQVTRNFTEAGIMVHAYLMYGYPTQTIQETVDSLEMVRQLFELGVLQSGFWHQFAMTAHSPVGMFPEEFGVIPEKNQITFANNDINFKDKTGINHDKFSFGLKKSLFNYMHGICFDYDLQDWFDFKIPKTKIPADFIYNCLEKEQNFSTKPNAKIIWLGRNPEVEIFTKSKKGNSWEMMKLTFHDKTQTFDITLNAEEGEWLVETLEKLTNYSESKLTFSQLKSDFEQKFDDFELFWFSKPLQTLRSSKLLML